The DNA sequence GTTGCCTATTTATTGATCATTGATATAAGCAAAAAATAGGAGGCTTCATTCCAAAGGAAAGCATATTTCCTCAAAAGAAATAGGGAGGAaaggtgaatgaaagaaaacttCTATAACAATTAACTAGTGAATTATTTGTCAAACTTACAAAGAATCTTCAATGACTAGGCAACTGGAGGGTTTGACATTTAGCCTTTTAGCTGCTTCCAAAAATCTTAAACAGCAAATtcccaaaattaaatttaagaatatgaaaaattttcagAGTCAAACAGAAGacatttcaaaagaaaaagacaaagtTGTACGCAGATCTCATCTTACATTTCAGGAGATGGTTTCCCAGCCCTTACTTCATCACCACCAATAATAACAGAGAAGGATTTCTGCCAGCCTATAAGGGAAAATGAGCAAACAAATTCAAATAGAACAAGCACAACAAATTAAATTTGGAGAACTTCAAACATTTAATAGTCagataatagaaataaaagttAACTGATTATACTGTCTAAAGAACTAACCTTGTTGATATGAAATTTTGGATTCTACGCTTGcctttggagagtttgaagccAATGCCATCGGTATATTATTACCACTCAAATGTTTAATCAACCGATTGGCACCTGGAAGTGCCTTTATTTTGCACAACCTACAATTTCGTTAAAAGAAAAGGTCTTCATTACTTCAACCACAGTGAAGGCATAAACACATGtttcaaggaaaaaaaattttaatgaaaatgatcAAAGTAACAGCATAATGATTGCAAATAAGATCCAGGATCCATAAGAAAACTCTTAATAAAAGTGAAGAAATTTAGATTACTGATCAGAGAACACAGGAGTAATTTCTGCAATAAATGCCTCTGCTGCACAAGGAAGCCCGTAATCTTCCACTATAGTAGCAGCAGCTTCCAAAGGGGTCTTCCCAACTATTTTATTAGCTTCTCTTCCATCCCATTGTTTCCCATATTTGACCAAAAAACCTTTTAGAACATCATTTACTACTCCATCTGCCAGGAAAGTGAAGACAAACAATATCAGAATCAACGAAGTCACAGAATATAACAGTAGATGAAACATTGATTTCAATACATATGCGTACAAACATATGTAGTATCAAATATTATACAACATATGTGCGTCTGAAAGAGAATTGGGTAAATATATGGCCTCAAAAACAATCATAGAGAAAGTGAAATCAGCTTAAGGGCATAACCCAACCTGTATTGAGAAGGGTACCATCTAAATCAAGGATAACAGCAGATACAACCTTCTTGAAATGGTTTGCCATTGACATTTTAGAGCTCTGATCTTAAGAACACATCTGAAACACAATTAAGAATAAGTTGTTCAGTAATCTAAAACCCAGTAAAAGATCACACCAAAGCCCTATTCCCCCGATTTCGATTCGATACGAGCTGACTTTATCATCTACAAGGTCTCATCCCCCCGAAGGACCAATTTTGAACAGGGGTTTTTGTGGACCAAATTGTTTTCCCGGAATTATACCAAAAAGCACAGTCCTTTATCAAACCCCATTTGCTGAAAACAATAATACGAGAATACCCAATTCCATACAGAagataaaaatgaaataagGAAGAGAAATTTCGTCAGAGAAAGAGAACTCACAAGCTGTGGTTGGCGACTTGGCGTGAAATGAGCGAAGGGAAATAAGGCAGGTAATAGTATAAGTCCCAGAGCCGTGCCAAAACTTTTGTCTGTTTCTGAAAGCGGTTTACAGAGAGAGGACTGAGAAATCGAGAAGCAAATTGTGGGGTTTCATGCTTTGCTAGGATACAAAATTTTACCAATTCCATTGCTGAATCTCTCCCTCTCCATTATAGAATCTCCATGGAATACTGAACACTAAACAGGAAAAATATatggaaaattattatttgatccCTATTATGtgtagaaatttattaattaatttattaattttaaaaaaattaaaagattaaatttattaattaatttattatttgataacaaatttatatagatTAAAGTTCTATTcaacaattatttttaataaacaataatattaattttcttatttcatCTTTATTTATTCTAGATTTAATAGAGATAttttaaatcaataagagaaattatgatttctatcttttttttttctttttttttatttttctcatatatttattatttcaataaaaattttaaaaaatttcttttatcttccgtcacataataatatatgaattataattataatcaaaatatagttttaataatacaacattgtatttttaataatatttaaaaaaataataatatataaattatgtatttttctgattatttttattatggtTAATCATTTATTGAATATATTTGATTTTTcaattattcattttaattaattaactaaatatctagtttaaaaaaataactacaTGATACTAtgttttttattagaaaatacaaGAGATTtagtcaatttaatttttatatttttaatagtaaataatttatttttaaaatttttaatttattaataaaatagttaatttattaaatttaccatttatcaattataaattaataaagtcaatccatttcaaaaaaaaattaataaaatcaatttaaattagtaGAATTAAATtactgaaaatattatttttaagataaaattattgtaaatattaaaattataaaaataaattattataaatattaaaattaaaggattagattattataaaaagtgaaatttaaaaaattataaattgttataatataatattaaattttaataaaataatattttattaataaaataaaattttaaaattaaattatattttattaaaatagtcgagattgaattataaattttaataaaatttagacaCTATGCTATAAATTatcctaattaaaaaaaaaaaaaaaaaactaaattttgtCTGCCGACTGAATTCCCGGCATGGCATATTCCATTTCTTATTCGGTGATGTGACGGTTCAGTTTATACCGAATTTTTGAACCGAATATCAGAATTTATAATTCTAATTTGgttgatttaaaatattaattttaattttaattttttttagttttcaatctattccatttaattttcaaaaagactatttacataaaaattaaaatttctttctatttttcactttaatttaaaattttaaaaattaataaaattattaaaaattataaatttttattgtaataatatcaaaacttaaaatttgaatttgaaaaaatatcTTGTTCATGGGATAGGATGACGTGAatagataaatattattaatataaaaaatttaaaatttttaattattttataatttaattcataactttacaaattattaaatctaaaaatttttaattttatcttcttTCACTACTAAATTTTTAAGAACTTATTATTATACTCCActctcatttatttaatataataaaatataatacaatttctttctatttttaattaatataattatttaaaattataaattttattataattatatttaaatttaaaatttaaattatgagCATATCCtgctatataataaaataatataaattattttattatactcatatatcaTGTAAATAAAtgctattaatatataaaaaattttaaaagttttaactattttacaatttaatttaaattttaaaacttattcgactcaaaattttaattttattctaactttaaaaattattcaactcaaaatttctaattttattcTCACAAAATTTCTAATATTATTCTCCTtcattactaaattttaaaaactctaGTATTATAATTCACTCCctctatttagtttttaatttaaaattttagactaATTAAATTCATCTACCATTATTTAAGAGTTAAATAAGATTTaatctaatataatattatttttaataataaaatattaattttttatactaaaaatattttttatatgataaaatttcatttttctaatttaaaaatgCCACCCActctaaatttaaaaagaaatttcaattatgcatagtttttatttttttttttatttttatgcatgattaaaaatattatttttaattgagtaAGATTTAAACTCGAATCCACTAAATTCATGACAGTTTTGCCAatcaaatgtataaaaaatcaacTAATGAAACTCAATTGGGCAATTCATTCCCAAATCcagaaattatattaattttacatGGGGCAATCAATACAAGGTGTTCATTTTTATTGGAACTCCATAATCAAAGGAAAAATAGAAATGAAAGATTAAAAGGCACTAGCCAATTGGTATCTGGGTAAACTTAGCCTTAAGATTCTATCACATCAACTTCCTAATGTAGGCTGACCTACTGCTAAATACTTCAGCTATAGGAAACGCCCCACTGAATATTAGAAGCTTCTACCAAATACCCACCATCTGAAACCCAGTTGATCTTCCAAACAACAACTCTAGGAAGCTGTTAAAAAACTATATAAGCTTACTGTACAGGGATCAAACATACTGAATTCGAGGATTATGATCCAAGAACAGCAGGACCTCCATGAAATCATAGCCAGCCAGTCAAGCCCAAAACCATAGTCTCTAATCAAGTTAGACGGGAAGTGGCTTGAAAAGGAGGAAGCTACCAAAACCTGTCAATTATTGCAGCACAGGACATTTTTAGAGATCATCTAACTCGACGAGCTGTGCCCTCCTCTCAGCAGCCTTCTTCCTGATGAAGATGCCCCATCTAAGGGCTGCTTTGAGCTTCAGCCATCCAATGACAGCTTTTCCTGATGAACGAGACTGATCGTCACTGAAGCTGTAGTTTGGAGATGGGGCAGACATGTATGCAGAAGAGTAAGGGTACCCATCTTCATTTGCATTGAAGGACGGAAGGCCTTGCCCTCCCATGTTAAAGATACGGAGAAGATGCTGCATATCTTCATTTTCAAGCATCTCATGACTTCTCATTCGAATCTCCTCCTCTTGGAAGAAATCCTCAGCTCCCCTGTAAGAAGTAAGGTTTGGCGTACAAACTCCTTGGAAGCTTGATGTTGATGACTGTGGTGGAGCAAGTGCCAGTAAATTGTCACTTCTTTGAAACTGAGCATGCTGTGAAGTGCCGACCAGAGAGTTCTGTAGAGGTAATGAAGTGGCATCAAATTGAAAAGGCGTGTTCGGATTTCCGTTCTGTGGTTGCATTGAGAATCTGGCAGACATACTGTCATTGTAACCTAAAGGGCAACAGCATTCACATGGTCAGCAACGGACATATGGAGAAGCTTCATACTAATAATGCGATATCTAAAGCTGCGAAATAGGCAACAAATActttatggaaaaaaaaaatcccaacaCTTTGTACtgataattgaaataaaatctCTACTATATATAGGCATCCTGTCTTCCAAGTTCCAACCACATCAAGTATGCGTCTAATACATGCTACAATGATTCTTAACATGAAGAGTGTACCTTCAACAGTTGGACCTGAGTGCATAGCAGGCTGATCTTGAGGCACAGGAACTGATAGAGTAGGCAAAGTAACGTGATGGTCATAAGAGCTCAAAAGATCTTGTTGACCAATAGGGAGGTCAGACTGGGAAGAAGCTATGTTCTGATTCTGCTTAAAGTCTAAAAGTGTTTGGCCATCATACTCTATAACATGTATCCAATTTTCATATGCCTGCTTCACCAAtccatccacataaacctgcaaGAGCCAATAATTCACAAATTTCTCACAATATTTACTATTTGAGTTTGCAAGTAAATAGagggaaaaaattaattaaagaaaaagataAGAGCATCATTTGAGAAAAGGGCAAGGCAAGATAGGCTGGTGGGGATGGAGAAAAAATGTTGTGCCTCATTAAAGCAAGTGCAGGGTCAATGTGACATTCCCGGGAGCAAAGCTGGGCAAGGACAACAACCCCCTCCCCCCTTTTCCAATCCTGATCTTAATTCAAGTTTGATAGCCTTAACAAAGAtgcataacaaataaataatattttaaaaaaattatcggACTTCATGATGGAAATTTTTAACGCATGCTATGACCTTTTACagagaaataaaatagaaattgtTAAATGAACAACAAAATACAAAATGATCTATCAAGTTTCCTGCTACTAGAATGGCTTAACTCATCTCTAAAGGATGGGCATCAGTCCCAATTAGGGACCAGATTACATTAatgtgatttatttatttatttacttatttttgaGGGGGGGCAGGGGCGGCATGAAGCTACATAATTACTCACCTTCTGGTCGTCAGAAAGAGATTCTGCTGAGTAGAACTCTCCATTTGCAATTAAGCCAGTCAACTCATAAATATTGTTGAAAACAACACCAACATTCTTTGCATCATCAGGGTAGTACACATAAAGTTTGCCGCTCAGAACACAAGTCTTCGAATGCTCTACCAGGACATCCCACATCTTATTTGACATGCCACTTCCAAGAATCTGTGGCAAATGGatacaaaaaataattgtaGGTTGGAGTACGTAAACTAAAGTTTGAATCGAACAAACAAACCAACCACATTCTTACATTCCGCAATCTTTGTGAGTCTCTAACCACAAGTCTTAAGAAGTCTTCAACGGTAAATATCCCAGCTTTATTCAGCCTCTTGTGAAAAGATCCATCCTTTCCAATCTTCTCCAATCGCCAGACTTCATCATTCAGTGCAGGTGGATAGTGTTTCTTGTATACTGTGGAACaacaaataaaagaagaaaacaaaAGGCCAGGGGTTCAGAATGGAAGGAGAGAGAGGAATATTTAGTATCTTCAAATAGAAAAGGTACAAATCTAAAATAAATTTCAGAAAAAGAAGCAACTAATTATGGGCTCACATTCTCCTCGGTGATCTTTGACGGTGAAGGCATCAGTTTTTGCCTCACGAATACGAATCCCTTCACAGTATCCCGAGGCAACCTTCAAACCCAGCCTAAATTTCCTGCTCCTTATCCAGCTTGAGTTGTCAGTAAATGTCAGGTCACCTAGAGTTCCTACACCGTCTTTCAATATCACTTGCAGATCTCCAGTTAGAAGAGGCCTCTTGCCCTCACGCTCTTTAACTACATGAGACTCAAATTCTTCTTGAGTCCAGTTATCATCATCTTCGTTATTAAAATCACCTTCAAGAACAATGATGTCCAGTTTCACTGCAGATTCAGGACCTGAAGTGACAACACGGCCTGTATTTGCATCAATCAACACAACATGGATTGCAGCACCCTGTTCGCCTTCTACTTTCCCACCAGTAAAGAGAGGGAGGGACAACCTGGACCTGAAGTGCAGCTGCAGGTTTTTCCCGTCTGGTCCTCCTATACATTTTGGAGAAGACCTGCATTTTCTCAACCATTAGGGACACAAACTAGTGGTGCAGAGACATAACaatcaaaacaataaaataaatacacaCTAATTCAGAATTAAGAATCAAGCACCAGGAGTAACCCTCTATAATTCCCTCTAATTAACAGAAAAGCGACTGCATGAAATTTGGCTGGCTAAGACAGCCATTTTCCAACATTGGACAAAGCAAAGCAGATCTCCCCTGTAGGCAGTTTCATAATATAACTGAAAACAAGGCAGAAATAACAGAGTTAAACTGAATAATGCAGTTCAGCCATGTAACATGGAGAAAGGCTCAAGGCAAGCAAAGAACAAACTCAACTCCCAGTAAGTCAAGATAATATGGTGCCCAGATGTCGTTGCGATACATCTACCCAAAAATGCTGAGATAGGACTCTCCAAACTTAAATATATACTAGTCACTGGATGAAATGGCCCAAATATGCAACCGGATGCATACCAAATACATAAAGAAATAATGTCAAATACTGAAAGTGAACTACAATGAAATGCAGATTCAGTAAGCATTGTGCAATAATATTAAGCAAGATGTCAATACCATCCATAATGCTGACTTAAAGGTCAATGCGAAATCAAATTCTGTTGCAGGAAAAAACTTAAGATGTTCCAGATACTAATAATTGAACATTATGCTAGCTTACCTGCAGGAAAAAACTTGAGATGTTCCAGATACTAATAATTGAACATTATGCTAGCTTACCAGTGTATTTAAAGGGACAAATTGCCATTTGAGAATCACAATAACAAGCAGTGAAAAGATGCAGCATACCTCCCAGAAAGTTTGGTAGGGCCTAATTTTGCTAAAGCACGCTCCACTTCTTCACTAACCTGCTCAGTATTCAAAACAAAAAATCAAGATATGGCCATAGTATAATCATGCATGAAATGAATAAATCATTAAAGGGGATTCTGGTTTACATGCATTACAACTTACAAGATAATCACAGTATACATCCAAATCAAAAACTGTTTAACTATTGTTTATCACATCACTATTCCAGAAAAAGGGAACAAAAAACTGCTTTCAAAGAGAAAATCTAAAGAACACTTGATATATTGGAGAATAAGTCTTTTCAGATGTTACAATTAAATAACATGATAATGAAAAGACAGTCATCATGAATCCTTCAAAGAGGAATACCAAAATACACAAGGATGCAATCTAACTTACAACTCTCCGAAGAATAGGCTCCAAAGATGAGCAAAGTTTCTGCAGACTATCCACCTTGAGAGCTTCAACAATTACACTGCAAGAAAGTTAAAATATGCACAGGATTTTCAACCAAGTTTCAAATACAGAGGCTTAACCATAAGAGTCCACCTATTCAGTCAAAACTACATTCAATAAATTCTCAACGAGTAGGAAGCAATGATTATAAAGGGCAGTTTGGAACATGGAAGTCAAGCAAGGGCAGTTAACAAATTGAGCTTATGAACAGTAGAATTCAGGAAGAATATGCAAAAAAATTGCAGATAAATGCCtctttttaaaagttaaaacatCATCAATGCGGACATAACAAGAATAAGAATGAATTCAAGTTAGTATCCTCACAGAACTCAAAGAAGGGAAGCTGTAAAGCTGCCAAATTCAAACAAGATTAACAAAAGAATACAATAAATTTTACAGAAACAAAATTAAGTATTTTTCCAGTATATGCAATAAAAGACACATATAacaaatataatgttttagagCACCAACACTAACGTCCCAGTTTATTTTCTTACAAAGTCAGCAGGTTAGCATCCAAGCCAACAAGAAATTGCATTCTGGTGTCTTCCTTTCAGAACTTACCTAAAATACACAGCTTGATAAGGTAATCTAGTTTCTACCTCagctgaaaattaaaaattcatattaCTAAGCAAATGAATTTACTAAACTTGTGCATGTTTATTACATAATATGCATATGAAGTTGGGGAATAGATTCCTAGAAGCATAAATCAGCAGATACCCAAGTAAAAGGTTCAACGAAGAGGCGAAGACGACGTCTTGATTAAACTAAGTAACCGAATTATGAGCACAACATAGTCAAAACATTCCAGAGAGTAATATAAATCTCAAATTATCATCAgataaacaaaaaagaaaatatacctAGCTAAAGCTGGTCGTTTTCTATCAGGCTGGCCTTCATCACCAGAACTTGAATCCAGACCTCTCTTCTCTCTCACCATACTACTCGATCTCTCCGTAAACCTTGTTTGCATCTTCACCAAGAAACCAACATACACCACCCCGTTTGGTACccgagaaaaagaaaaactgcgAGCCGTTAAAAAGCTTCACAATCACTCACCAACTTTCTATGTATTAGAAAACAAACAGAAAGCCAAAATAGAAAAGTACTTGTATATCCATTTTAACAAATGGAGGACTTAATATTTGATGATCCCAAATTCCAAATTCAAATGGGgaataaaaaaaaggagaaaggaGAAAACTTTATCTTTTATTGCAATTGGGTGATAAAGAGAGCGGGAAAGAGGAATTAGATACCTTATAATTAGTGAGAATAAATGAAGTTTCGAGGAAACACCTGCGAATTTTCGTTCGCGGAAGAAGGAACGAAGAGGTTTCAGTCAGGGGTTTGTCCTTTATAAGGTTGCTCGGCAGTCGGCTCCCACTGCTACAGTGATGGCTGCCACTGTAGCCGAAAACGAAAGAGGAGAGAATCTATAGTGGGAGTTGGTGGGTGGGACTTGGGACTGTGATGATTGAGACTACGACGTATGGCAGATCTGGACCGTTGGATTGAGAAAGGGTTTATTTACGGGga is a window from the Manihot esculenta cultivar AM560-2 chromosome 16, M.esculenta_v8, whole genome shotgun sequence genome containing:
- the LOC110603481 gene encoding calmodulin-binding protein 60 D isoform X1; this translates as MQTRFTERSSSMVREKRGLDSSSGDEGQPDRKRPALASVIVEALKVDSLQKLCSSLEPILRRVVSEEVERALAKLGPTKLSGRSSPKCIGGPDGKNLQLHFRSRLSLPLFTGGKVEGEQGAAIHVVLIDANTGRVVTSGPESAVKLDIIVLEGDFNNEDDDNWTQEEFESHVVKEREGKRPLLTGDLQVILKDGVGTLGDLTFTDNSSWIRSRKFRLGLKVASGYCEGIRIREAKTDAFTVKDHRGELYKKHYPPALNDEVWRLEKIGKDGSFHKRLNKAGIFTVEDFLRLVVRDSQRLRNILGSGMSNKMWDVLVEHSKTCVLSGKLYVYYPDDAKNVGVVFNNIYELTGLIANGEFYSAESLSDDQKVYVDGLVKQAYENWIHVIEYDGQTLLDFKQNQNIASSQSDLPIGQQDLLSSYDHHVTLPTLSVPVPQDQPAMHSGPTVEGYNDSMSARFSMQPQNGNPNTPFQFDATSLPLQNSLVGTSQHAQFQRSDNLLALAPPQSSTSSFQGVCTPNLTSYRGAEDFFQEEEIRMRSHEMLENEDMQHLLRIFNMGGQGLPSFNANEDGYPYSSAYMSAPSPNYSFSDDQSRSSGKAVIGWLKLKAALRWGIFIRKKAAERRAQLVELDDL
- the LOC110603481 gene encoding calmodulin-binding protein 60 B isoform X2 is translated as MQTRFTERSSSMVREKRGLDSSSGDEGQPDRKRPALARSSPKCIGGPDGKNLQLHFRSRLSLPLFTGGKVEGEQGAAIHVVLIDANTGRVVTSGPESAVKLDIIVLEGDFNNEDDDNWTQEEFESHVVKEREGKRPLLTGDLQVILKDGVGTLGDLTFTDNSSWIRSRKFRLGLKVASGYCEGIRIREAKTDAFTVKDHRGELYKKHYPPALNDEVWRLEKIGKDGSFHKRLNKAGIFTVEDFLRLVVRDSQRLRNILGSGMSNKMWDVLVEHSKTCVLSGKLYVYYPDDAKNVGVVFNNIYELTGLIANGEFYSAESLSDDQKVYVDGLVKQAYENWIHVIEYDGQTLLDFKQNQNIASSQSDLPIGQQDLLSSYDHHVTLPTLSVPVPQDQPAMHSGPTVEGYNDSMSARFSMQPQNGNPNTPFQFDATSLPLQNSLVGTSQHAQFQRSDNLLALAPPQSSTSSFQGVCTPNLTSYRGAEDFFQEEEIRMRSHEMLENEDMQHLLRIFNMGGQGLPSFNANEDGYPYSSAYMSAPSPNYSFSDDQSRSSGKAVIGWLKLKAALRWGIFIRKKAAERRAQLVELDDL